A window of Pomacea canaliculata isolate SZHN2017 linkage group LG3, ASM307304v1, whole genome shotgun sequence contains these coding sequences:
- the LOC112559194 gene encoding uncharacterized protein LOC112559194 → MDRRWAFLLLLSTFVPVSSCEDIVAGNVSESREDQSSSQSMPENIAVNVTITGQDVRLDLTLDLNASTDIPVYVFSRNKDGQLDSERVNRKINKHFAVYRDVTQGAVFSVRRDVDTGHGQLTLEGVVHVKGKVYDLRSANRRHRNSTNPTSDGKTGSVGHDVQRRDVNDKDEEVDHNEAADNYEFIVRLLDDLPPRSLRGDAILPPTSLQKKPKVRTFQGDDVQQRRASAPAAAETISKQRSVFHDVYIDDVNFRDVYIDVVAVADYGVFSNWYAASSGRTRKEKTQDVLSKLPEHYALMFSGVNMIYENTTSLPYTIHVKLSSLIISTRTEHSPWTESLRVKTSDRDRVDPKNALYSLAEGVKNTHLVTDYDHLTLFTGYDLRGTDGDYLGVAFIGSMCETNGRSVSIVEDLYRSFETTPVLAHEIGHSLNSDHDQKNNECLENDRYIMAPVLDTRVPSNWHNLWKFSNCSIRYFKTFISKKLQSERGRQCLCGTRAPNDIPYVFRQ, encoded by the exons atggacaGACGTTGGGCGTTTCTTCTGCTGCTTTCCACCTTTGTACCCGTTTCTTCGTGTGAAG atATTGTTGCAGGTAACGTGTCAGAATCAAGGGAAGACCAATCCTCAAGTCAGTCCATGCCTGAGAACATCGCTGTCAATGTGACAATCACTGGACAGGACGTGAGGCTGGACTTGACTCTGGACCTCAATGCAAGTACAGACATTCCTGTCTATGTCTTCTCCAGGAACAAAGACGGACAACTGGACTCAGAGAGGGttaacaggaaaataaacaag CACTTCGCCGTgtatcgtgacgtcacacaggggGCTGTATTCAGCGTCCGCCGTGACGTGGACACTGGACACGGTCAGCTGACCCTG GAAGGCGTGGTGCATGTCAAAGGCAAAGTTTACGACCTTAGAAGCGCCAATCGTCGCCACCGGAACTCAACGAACCCGACGAGCGACGGGAAGACAGGTTCTGTCGGCCATGATGTCCAACGACGTGACGTCAACGACAAGGACGAGGAGGTCGACCACAACGAGGCTGCAGACAACTACGAGTTCATCGTGCGCCTTCTGGACGACCTACCTCCGAGGTCACTGAGAGGAGACGCCATTCTGCCAC CAACCTCTCTGCAGAAGAAACCTAAGGTGAGGACGTTCCAGGGCGATGATGTGCAACAACGACGAGCATCTGCACCAGCAGCAGCGGAGACAATAAGTAAACAACGGTCGGTGTTTCATGATGTTTACATCGATGATGTTAACTTCCGTGATGTTTACATCGATGTTGTTGCTGTCGCAGATTACGGTGTCTTCTCCAA CTGGTACGCTGCCAGTTCCGGTCGCacgagaaaagagaaaacacaggATGTCTTGAGCAAGTTGCCGGAGCACTACGCCCTCATGTTCTCCGGG GTGAATATGATCTACGAGAACACCACCTCGCTGCCCTACACCATTCATGTCAAACTGTCTTCACTCATCATTTCAACG CGCACAGAACATTCACCCTGGACAGAGTCACTGCGTGTGAAAACCTCTGATAGGGATCGTGTGGACCCCAAGAATGCTCTCTACAGTTTAGCAGAAGGGGTGAAGAACACTCATCTCGTCACTGACTACGACCACCTCACCCTCTTCACGGG GTACGACCTCCGGGGAACTGATGGAGATTATTTAG gtgtcgctttcataggaagCATGTGTGAGACAAATGGCCGTTCGGTCTCCATAGTGGAGGATCTCTATCGGAGCTTTGAGACTACTCCTGTTCTTGCACATGAAATAGGGCACAG CCTCAATTCAGACCACGatcaaaaaaataatgaatgtcTCGAGAACGACCGTTACATCATGGCGCCTGTCCTTGACACACGCGTACCCAGCAACTGGCACAACCTCTGGAAGTTCTCCAACTGCAGCATCCGTTACTTTAAGACCTTCATCAGCAAAAAGCTCCAGTCTGA ACGAGGACGGCAATGTCTGTGCGGCACCCGAGCACCCAACGACATCCCGTACGTGTTCCGCCAGTAG